In Pseudomonas flavescens, the sequence GTATTGTGAAAATGCGCGGTGAACACCGCCTCGGGCCAGCGCTGCAGCGACTCGCGACAGATGCGTTCGACCTGGGCGGGATCGGCCATGCCGGTGGTGTCGCAGAGGGTCACGCCCTGCACGCCGAGATCGAGCAGGCGCTGGGTCAGCTCATGGACGCGCACCTCGGGCACCGCGCCCTCGAAGGGGCAGCCAAAGGTGGTCGACAGCGAGGCGTTGATGAACACCGCGCTGCCGCGAGTGACCTCGATGATCTCGCGAAACTGCGTCAGGGACTGTTCCGGTGTCATGCGCAGGTTGGCCAGGCCGTGGGTGTCGCTGGCCGACATCACCAGGTTGATCTCGTCCACCTGGCACGAAAGCGCCCGCTCGCAGCCGCGCACGTTGGGTACCAGCACGGTGTATTCCACCCCGTCGACACGCTGGATGCCGCGCATCACTTCTTCGGCGTCGCGCAGGTTGGGGATCGCCTTGGGCGAGGTGAACGAGGTGACTTCGATCTTCGCCAGGCCGGTCTGCGACAGTTTGTCGATGAGGGCGATCTTGGCTTCGCTCGGCACGAAGGCCGCTTCGAT encodes:
- a CDS encoding hydroxymethylglutaryl-CoA lyase — translated: MTKRLYIQDVATRDGFQIEAAFVPSEAKIALIDKLSQTGLAKIEVTSFTSPKAIPNLRDAEEVMRGIQRVDGVEYTVLVPNVRGCERALSCQVDEINLVMSASDTHGLANLRMTPEQSLTQFREIIEVTRGSAVFINASLSTTFGCPFEGAVPEVRVHELTQRLLDLGVQGVTLCDTTGMADPAQVERICRESLQRWPEAVFTAHFHNTRGMGLANALAALNAGIDRFDASLGGLGGCPYAPGASGNICTEDLVHMFQRMGLDTGVNLDALLAAAATLPDLIGHDVPGAILKAGTSERRYPKPKWMSEASA